A stretch of Cucumis sativus cultivar 9930 chromosome 2, Cucumber_9930_V3, whole genome shotgun sequence DNA encodes these proteins:
- the LOC101220853 gene encoding E3 ubiquitin-protein ligase WAV3, protein MGTGWRKAFCTTISRDSESNNASEKQRSSATPNPSPRSCVRLGFFSNPSTPRMQSHQPLSSPGLRCRTAQDATVNQSPTLHCKTSSSSSSTPKSAKSQRGILGSNPSSPRSPLKLSLFKNSFKFRSSCGICLNSVKTGHGTAIYTAECGHAFHFPCIAAHVRNHATLVCPVCNTTWKDVPLLAAHKNLGPLTQHDPKPKIEDKTMIESSPRAVKTKLNPKEKEFRSYDDDEPLLSPTSGGRIIPIPEADENQDDVEEFQGFFVDPKPPSSSVKSSIQRTNVQVRLLPETALISSGHTHETYAVALKVKAPPPHPARNRANANLLDPSRRAPIDLVTVLDVSGSMTGPKLMMLKRAMRLVISSLGSSDRLAIVAFSATPKRVLPLRRMTAQGQRAARHVIDTLVCSQGTSVGEALRKATKVLEDRRERNPVASIMLLSDGQDERIQSNQRQVTRHESSTRFAHIEIPVHAFGFGKSGGYCQEPAEDAFAKCVSGLLSVVVQDLRIQLGFSSGSSPVVISAIYSCTGRPTVCSLGSVRLGDLYGEEERELLVELKIPTSASGTHHVMTMQCLYKDPSTQEVVYSREQDILIARPTAVGSSTPKIERLRDMFITTRAVAESRRLIEYEDHTSAHHLLASARALLIQSGSPSADVYVRELEVELAELHWRRQQQFELHQHQQQQQILVTTTPRRRGGDKENPTMVDENGEPLTPTSAWRAAEKLARVAIMKKSLTSRVGDLHGFENARF, encoded by the exons ATGGGTACTGGTTGGAGGAAAGCGTTTTGTACTACCATTTCTCGAGATTCAGAATCTAATAATGCTTCTGAGAAACAGAGGAGCTCTGCTACTCCTAATCCCAGTCCTAGAAGCTGTGTTCGATTGGGTTTCTTCAGTAACCCTTCTACTCCTCGGATGCAATCTCATCAGCCATTGAGTAGTCCAGGTCTTCGTTGCCGTACTGCTCAAGATGCCACTGTTAATCAAAGTCCCACTCTTCATTGCAAAACctcatcttcctcttcatcAACTCCTAAATCTGCTAAATCCCAACGAGGGATTTTGGGTTCGAATCCTTCCTCTCCTCGTTCCCCTCTTAAACTCTCTCTTTTCAAGAACAGCTTTAAGTTCaga AGTAGCTGTGGAATTTGTTTGAATAGCGTAAAAACAGGGCATGGGACGGCGATTTACACGGCGGAGTGTGGGCatgcttttcattttccttgtATTGCTGCTCATGTCAGAAACCATGCCACTCTTGTTTGCCCTGTCTGCAACACTACATGGAAGGACGTTCCTCTGCTCGCCGCCCATAAGAATTTGGGCCCATTGACCCAACACGATCCTAAACCCAAGATTGAAGATAAAACCATGATTGAATCTTCCCCCCGAGCGGTTAAAACCAAActaaacccaaaagaaaaggaattcaGATCCTATGATGACGATGAGCCCCTTCTGTCTCCAACCTCCGGTGGCCGGATTATCCCAATCCCTGAAGCCGATGAGAACCAAGACGATGTGGAGGAATTTCAAGGCTTCTTCGTTGACCCAAAGCCGCCTTCCAGTTCAGTTAAATCTTCAATTCAGAGGACCAATGTACAGGTTCGACTCCTCCCTGAAACGGCGTTGATTTCATCTGGACACACTCACGAGACCTACGCGGTCGCTCTGAAAGTAAAAGCCCCGCCGCCACATCCGGCTAGAAACAGAGCAAATGCCAATTTATTGGACCCATCCCGCCGTGCGCCGATTGATTTAGTTACAGTGCTGGATGTAAGCGGAAGCATGACGGGGCCGAAATTAATGATGCTGAAGCGTGCCATGCGATTGGTTATTTCGTCGTTAGGGTCATCGGACCGCCTTGCCATCGTTGCTTTCTCTGCCACTCCTAAAAGGGTGTTGCCGTTGAGGAGAATGACGGCTCAAGGCCAACGCGCTGCCCGGCACGTGATTGACACGCTGGTCTGCAGCCAAGGAACCAGCGTAGGAGAGGCTTTGAGAAAAGCCACAAAAGTACTCGAGGACCGGCGAGAGAGAAACCCAGTAGCTAGTATCATGCTTTTGTCAGACGGCCAAGATGAACGGATCCAGTCAAATCAACGGCAGGTGACACGACACGAGTCATCTACAAGATTCGCCCACATAGAAATCCCGGTTCATGCATTTGGGTTCGGAAAGAGCGGTGGATACTGTCAAGAACCGGCGGAGGACGCATTTGCAAAATGCGTAAGTGGATTATTAAGCGTGGTGGTTCAAGATCTCCGTATTCAACTCGGGTTTTCAAGCGGTTCATCTCCGGTAGTGATCTCCGCTATTTATTCATGTACCGGGCGGCCCACGGTTTGCAGTTTGGGTTCGGTCCGGCTTGGAGATTTATACGGCGAGGAAGAAAGGGAATTACTCGTAGAGTTGAAGATTCCAACCTCGGCTTCAGGGACCCACCACGTGATGACGATGCAATGTCTTTACAAAGACCCGTCCACACAGGAGGTAGTGTACAGCCGAGAACAAGACATCCTCATTGCACGACCCACAGCCGTTGGATCATCCACTCCTAAGATCGAAAGGCTGAGAGACATGTTCATAACAACTCGCGCTGTGGCGGAATCCAGGAGATTAATCGAGTACGAAGACCATACGAGCGCGCATCACTTACTCGCCTCCGCGCGTGCATTACTAATCCAATCCGGATCACCAAGTGCTGACGTGTACGTGCGGGAGCTGGAAGTTGAGCTGGCGGAACTCCATTGGCGAAGGCAACAACAATTCGAATTACATCAGCACCAGCAGCAACAACAAATTTTGGTGACAACAACGCCACGTAGGCGAGGGGGTGATAAGGAAAATCCCACAATGGTGGATGAAAACGGAGAGCCGTTAACACCGACGTCGGCGTGGAGAGCGGCGGAGAAGCTTGCCAGAGTAGCGATTATGAAAAAATCGTTGACGAGTAGAGTGGGGGATTTACACGGGTTTGAAAATGCGAGATTCTAG
- the LOC101220615 gene encoding glutamyl-tRNA reductase 1, chloroplastic produces the protein MAVSTSFSGAKLEALLFKSASNSSSTRNLSSSHLPGFCKSIRTRRILFQRTGVSSFTPFKCELASSDVLVQNDEIDPPKSSNLSALEQLKTSAVDRYTKERSSIVVIGLSIHTTPVEMREKLAIPEAEWPRAIGELCGLNHIEEAAVLSTCNRMEIYVVALSQHRGVKEVTEWMSKTSGIPVSEICQHRFLLYNNDATQHIFEVSAGLDSLVLGEGQILAQVKQVVKVGQGVAGFGRNISGLFKHAITVGKRVRTETNIAAGAVSVSSAAVELALMKLPEPSHATARMLVIGAGKMGKLVIKHLVAKGCTKMVVVNRSEERVTAIREEMKDVEIIYKPLTEMLSCTAEADVIFTSTASESLLFTKEQVKDLPPVGHDVGGLRLFIDISVPRNVGACINNLEDVRVYNVDDLKEVVAANKEDRLRKAMEAQSIITEESKQFEAWRDSLETVPTIKKLRAYAERIRTAELEKCLSKMGDDIPKKTRRAVDDLSRGIVNKLLHGPMQHLRCDGSDSRTLSETLENMHALNRMFSLETEIAVLEQKIRAKVEQNQK, from the exons TTCCTCTTTCACCCCATTCAAGTGCGAGCTTGCTTCTTCTGATGTTTTGGTTCAGAATGATGAAATTGATCCACCTAAATCTTCTAATCTCTCTGCCCTTGAACAGCTCAAGACCTCTGCTGTTGACA GATATACAAAGGAAAGAAGCAGCATTGTTGTCATTGGGCTTAGTATTCATACAACACCTGttgaaatgagagaaaaactGGCCATTCCTGAGGCAGAGTGGCCTCGAGCCATTGGAGAGCTCTGTGGCTTAAACCACATTGAAGAAGCAGCCGTTCTTAGCACCTGCAACAGAATGGAGATATATGTTGTTGCTTTGTCTCAGCATCGTGGAGTGAAGGAAGTGACTGAATGGATGTCCAAG ACAAGTGGAATCCCGGTTTCGGAGATTTGCCAGCACCGGTTTTTGCTGTATAACAACGATGCCACACAACATATTTTCGAAGTTTCAGCAGGCCTTGACTCTCTTGTTCTAGGAGAAGGCCAAATCCTTGCTCAGGTTAAACAAGTTGTCAAGGTTGGACAGGGTGTTGCAGGATTTGGAAGGAACATTAGTGGGCTTTTCAAGCATGCCATCACGGTGGGTAAACGGGTAAGAACAGAGACTAATATTGCTGCTGGAGCTGTTTCTGTGAGTTCCGCTGCTGTCGAATTGGCCTTGATGAAGCTTCCTGAACCTTCACATGCCACTGCCAGAATGTTGGTGATTGGAGCTGGTAAGATGGGAAAGCTTGTAATTAAACATTTGGTTGCTAAAGGCTGCACAAAGATGGTTGTTGTGAATCGGTCTGAAGAGAGAGTCACAGCCATCCGTGAGGAGATGAAGGATGTCGAGATAATCTACAAGCCCCTCACGGAAATGCTTAGCTGTACAGCTGAAGCAGACGTGATATTTACCAGCACAGCTTCTGAAAGTCTTTTGTTTACAAAGGAGCAGGTTAAGGATCTTCCCCCTGTTGGGCATGATGTTGGGGGCTTGAGGCTTTTCATCGATATCTCTGTTCCTCGAAACGTCGGAGCATGTATCAACAATCTCGAAGATGTACGAGTGTACAATGTTGACGACCTTAAGGAGGTAGTTGCTGCAAACAAGGAAGATAGGCTCCGAAAAGCAATGGAAGCACAATCAATTATCACTGAAGAATCCAAGCAATTTGAAGCTTGGAGGGATTCATTGGAGACTGttccaacaattaaaaaactaaGGGCTTATGCCGAAAGAATCAGAACTGCCGAGTTAGAAAAATGCCTATCAAAGATGGGTGATGATATCCCCAAGAAGACTCGACGAGCTGTGGATGATCTTAGTCGTGGTATAGTTAACAAGCTGCTTCATGGTCCTATGCAGCATTTGAGATGCGACGGGAGTGACAGCCGAACTTTAAGTGAAACCTTGGAGAACATGCACGCTCTAAATAGAATGTTCAGCTTGGAAACAGAAATCGCAGTGTTGGAACAGAAAATCAGAGCTAAAGTGGAACAAAACCAGAAGTAA